Proteins encoded together in one Flavobacteriales bacterium window:
- a CDS encoding HAD family phosphatase: MSRAIDTVLLDLGGVLIDVDYHRTAEAFNALGFDGFEAFYSKAQQDHLFDGFEVGALSPAEFRARIQGLHGGGITVEQVDACWNAMLGRIPQERITLLRQLRERYRLLLLSNTNAIHVPAFQRLIAADNGIADFRTLFDGAYYSCEIGLRKPDAAAFQHVLEHHGADPARTLFIDDSIQHVVGARAAALRAEHLDLTREDVSALVARLGLLA; encoded by the coding sequence ATGAGCCGCGCGATCGATACCGTGCTTCTCGACCTCGGCGGAGTGCTCATCGACGTGGACTACCACCGCACGGCCGAGGCCTTCAATGCGCTGGGCTTCGACGGGTTCGAGGCCTTCTACAGCAAGGCGCAACAGGACCATCTCTTCGACGGCTTCGAGGTGGGGGCCTTATCCCCCGCGGAGTTCCGCGCGCGGATCCAGGGCCTGCACGGCGGGGGCATCACCGTGGAGCAGGTGGATGCGTGCTGGAACGCCATGCTGGGCCGGATCCCACAAGAGCGCATCACCCTGCTGCGGCAGCTTCGCGAACGCTACCGCCTGTTGTTGCTCAGCAACACCAACGCCATCCACGTGCCGGCCTTCCAGCGCCTCATTGCTGCGGACAACGGCATCGCCGACTTCCGCACGCTCTTCGACGGGGCCTACTACAGCTGCGAGATCGGCCTGCGCAAGCCGGATGCGGCCGCTTTCCAACATGTGCTGGAGCATCACGGCGCCGACCCGGCGCGCACGCTCTTCATCGACGACAGCATCCAGCACGTCGTCGGAGCGCGCGCCGCAGCGTTGCGCGCCGAGCACCTCGACCTGACGCGGGAGGATGTGAGCGCCCTGGTGGCACGGCTGGGGCTGCTGGCCTAA
- a CDS encoding TfoX/Sxy family protein yields MATRKETATFILHHLGHPERFTVRAMFGEFALYADGKPVAFICDDQLFVKIMPESAALEGRCEQAPAYPGSKAYFLVPEDLITGDDRLAGLLLRMAEVLPLPKTKRTKKQP; encoded by the coding sequence ATGGCCACGCGCAAGGAGACGGCGACCTTCATCCTGCACCACCTCGGCCATCCGGAGCGCTTCACGGTGCGGGCGATGTTCGGGGAGTTCGCACTTTATGCCGACGGCAAGCCGGTGGCCTTCATCTGCGACGACCAGCTCTTCGTGAAGATCATGCCGGAGAGCGCCGCGTTGGAAGGCCGTTGTGAGCAGGCGCCCGCCTATCCCGGCTCCAAGGCGTACTTCCTGGTGCCGGAGGACCTGATCACCGGCGACGACCGACTGGCCGGGCTCCTGCTGCGCATGGCGGAGGTGCTGCCCCTGCCCAAGACGAAGCGGACGAAGAAGCAGCCTTGA
- the mce gene encoding methylmalonyl-CoA epimerase → MIRIEHLGIAVKDLDAAEAVYTRLLGVAPYKREAVEREGVITSFFLVGPNKIELLESTRPDGPIAKAIEKRGEGIHHVAFEVDDIRVEMARLKAEGFTLLSDEPKPGADNKLVCFVHPRDANGVLVELTQEAR, encoded by the coding sequence ATGATCCGCATCGAGCACCTCGGCATCGCCGTGAAGGACCTGGACGCCGCGGAGGCGGTCTACACCCGGTTGCTGGGCGTGGCCCCGTACAAACGCGAAGCCGTGGAGCGCGAAGGCGTCATCACCAGCTTCTTCCTGGTGGGCCCCAACAAGATCGAGCTGCTGGAGAGCACGCGCCCCGACGGCCCCATCGCCAAGGCCATCGAGAAGCGCGGCGAGGGCATCCATCACGTGGCCTTCGAGGTGGACGACATCCGTGTGGAGATGGCCCGGTTGAAGGCCGAAGGCTTCACGCTGTTGAGCGACGAGCCCAAGCCCGGCGCCGACAACAAGCTGGTGTGCTTCGTGCACCCCCGGGACGCGAACGGCGTGCTGGTGGAGCTGACCCAGGAAGCGCGCTGA